A portion of the Simkania negevensis Z genome contains these proteins:
- a CDS encoding tetratricopeptide repeat protein, protein MDPIPGLSSLLIPIEPTFKGIIRSSCINFSEWIISLPFGNPSFEYSTDLTLREVETTTLQKVLRVITTALFAFICYQTKPAIFALVILPKIYHRYTLPEKKPSPPSPPHPTPPAHHSSEEKIFGSLNSQEKIQISCLLPLIDFFLNLKDFGAAHHVVKTAGYEIYSQAPTLGLKELEIYVLEGNTKEAKASAQNLTSGIKTAETMKALLPQIIQQLIRGGHIDLAHELALKYPTEGSEAQFLLVAHHLSTGNNAKADVFLDQYKVDQRKQLIDYFKEMKQYALALLIAENTPGYFFPDLEKALLCANTGQSESARALIENFKIEEKYPPFVVRYAQVLRALGEHGKALNIVTELFLSFKETDPTHNYCKKLIADLVFEEKDLDRLRLILDGVKEVYFVDNVYEFYIQLCKEQKKPDLLLDVLQKHNLSYSNKEAVQLGQFEIYLDLDQLDNAKDILKHLLFLKRQALLLLCRYYAKKGLFEEAQQSLMAIVDPLTSTRAKVHIAEELFKRSSKEGLKFSGEILEKVLNMPTEA, encoded by the coding sequence ATGGATCCAATTCCCGGACTAAGTTCTCTTTTAATTCCTATCGAACCGACTTTTAAAGGGATCATTCGATCTTCTTGCATCAATTTCAGCGAATGGATCATCTCATTGCCCTTCGGAAATCCTTCCTTTGAATATTCGACTGATTTGACCTTGAGAGAAGTAGAAACAACCACACTGCAAAAAGTCCTACGCGTGATAACAACAGCACTTTTTGCTTTCATTTGCTATCAAACAAAGCCTGCAATTTTTGCCCTTGTTATCCTTCCCAAAATCTACCACCGATACACCCTCCCTGAAAAGAAACCTTCACCGCCTTCCCCTCCTCATCCTACACCTCCTGCACATCATTCTTCTGAAGAAAAAATATTCGGCTCATTAAACTCTCAAGAAAAAATTCAGATTTCATGTCTCCTTCCGCTCATCGATTTTTTCTTGAATCTCAAAGACTTTGGAGCGGCTCACCATGTTGTGAAAACGGCTGGCTATGAAATCTACTCTCAAGCCCCAACATTGGGTTTAAAAGAACTCGAAATCTACGTTTTGGAAGGAAACACGAAGGAAGCCAAAGCATCCGCTCAAAACCTCACATCTGGCATCAAAACCGCCGAAACCATGAAAGCTCTTCTCCCACAAATTATTCAGCAGCTAATTCGTGGTGGACACATCGACCTTGCTCATGAGCTCGCTCTTAAATATCCAACCGAAGGTTCTGAGGCTCAATTCCTCCTTGTAGCTCATCATCTGTCTACAGGAAATAACGCAAAAGCAGACGTTTTCTTAGATCAGTACAAGGTCGATCAACGAAAACAATTGATAGACTACTTTAAAGAAATGAAACAATATGCACTGGCCCTTTTAATTGCAGAAAACACTCCTGGGTATTTTTTCCCTGACCTTGAAAAAGCTTTGCTCTGCGCAAATACCGGGCAGAGTGAAAGCGCACGTGCATTGATAGAAAATTTTAAAATCGAAGAGAAATACCCCCCTTTCGTAGTCCGCTACGCACAGGTATTAAGAGCTCTAGGAGAGCATGGAAAAGCATTGAATATTGTTACAGAGCTTTTTCTCTCTTTCAAGGAAACAGACCCTACGCACAACTATTGTAAAAAACTCATTGCAGATCTTGTATTTGAAGAAAAAGATCTCGACCGCCTCAGACTCATCCTTGACGGAGTTAAAGAGGTCTATTTTGTAGATAATGTCTATGAATTCTACATCCAGCTTTGCAAAGAGCAGAAAAAACCAGACCTCCTTCTTGACGTGCTTCAGAAACACAATCTCTCTTACTCAAATAAAGAGGCTGTCCAATTGGGACAATTTGAAATCTACCTTGATCTGGATCAACTAGACAACGCGAAAGACATTCTAAAACACCTTCTTTTTCTCAAAAGGCAAGCCCTTTTACTCTTATGTCGGTATTATGCAAAAAAAGGACTCTTTGAGGAGGCTCAGCAATCATTAATGGCAATTGTAGATCCTCTAACCTCCACTCGAGCCAAAGTGCACATCGCAGAGGAGCTTTTCAAAAGAAGCTCTAAGGAAGGACTTAAGTTTTCAGGTGAGATTTTAGAGAAAGTTCTCAACATGCCAACCGAAGCTTGA
- a CDS encoding dicarboxylate/amino acid:cation symporter has translation MKKTTYFNLATLIALLLGILAGSFSNTYIHELSLSISEIFLKMLKFISLPMIFLAIVSTMTQMKSLSEARFMLRKILKYTIATTLVAATIGLLLFLLVRPNPLASEAATTSLQPQGSYLSFLSKIIPSSLIEPFIENNVLGMAFIAMVFSISILKLPEKTTQTVKDFFQGLFHALLKATSWLITIMPIGIFAFTVQFTENIRSHQEDLKKLLLYGLVVVAANLVQGFIVLPLLLRWKKISPIRIARGMMPALTTAFFTKSSNASLPLALECAKNRLKLSDKTAQFSFPLCSIINMNGCAAFILITILFVCTGHGITFSPFELIGWVFLATLAAIGNAGVPMGCYFLTTAFLIGMGVPIEMMGIILPLYSLFDMVETALNVWSDSCVTVVVDQELKERSLGKEHHPVRA, from the coding sequence ATGAAAAAAACAACTTATTTTAATCTCGCGACACTTATTGCCCTTTTGCTTGGAATTTTAGCTGGATCCTTTTCAAACACCTACATCCATGAACTGAGCCTCTCCATTTCTGAAATCTTCCTCAAGATGTTAAAATTCATCAGTTTGCCAATGATTTTCTTGGCCATCGTTTCTACAATGACCCAAATGAAAAGCTTGTCAGAAGCAAGATTCATGCTACGAAAAATCTTAAAGTACACCATTGCTACCACTCTCGTAGCGGCTACAATTGGCCTTTTGCTCTTTCTCCTCGTGCGCCCTAATCCCCTCGCATCAGAAGCTGCTACAACCTCTCTTCAACCTCAAGGAAGTTATTTGAGCTTTCTCTCAAAGATCATTCCTTCTAGTTTGATTGAACCGTTTATCGAAAATAATGTCTTGGGAATGGCCTTCATTGCGATGGTCTTTAGCATCTCCATTTTAAAACTTCCTGAGAAAACAACCCAAACAGTGAAGGACTTTTTTCAAGGGCTCTTTCATGCCTTGCTCAAAGCCACAAGTTGGCTAATCACCATCATGCCAATTGGGATCTTCGCCTTCACCGTTCAGTTCACTGAAAACATCCGCTCCCATCAAGAAGACCTCAAAAAGTTACTCTTGTACGGTCTAGTTGTCGTAGCAGCCAACTTAGTTCAGGGGTTTATTGTTCTACCCCTTCTTTTAAGATGGAAAAAGATCTCTCCGATCCGGATCGCTCGAGGAATGATGCCAGCTCTTACAACTGCCTTTTTTACAAAGTCGTCAAACGCATCGCTTCCCCTAGCTTTGGAGTGTGCAAAAAATCGCCTGAAGCTTTCGGACAAAACAGCGCAATTTAGCTTCCCCCTTTGCTCGATTATCAATATGAATGGATGCGCTGCCTTCATTTTAATTACCATCTTGTTCGTCTGCACAGGGCACGGAATCACATTTTCCCCTTTTGAGCTCATTGGCTGGGTCTTTCTTGCTACTCTCGCAGCAATTGGGAATGCAGGTGTTCCCATGGGATGCTATTTCCTCACAACGGCTTTCTTAATTGGCATGGGTGTCCCGATTGAAATGATGGGAATCATTCTTCCCCTCTATTCCCTATTCGACATGGTTGAAACAGCTCTCAATGTCTGGTCCGACAGCTGCGTCACAGTTGTCGTAGATCAAGAGCTCAAAGAAAGATCTTTGGGGAAGGAACATCATCCTGTTAGAGCTTAG